The segment ATAAGAAGCTCAATCCGTTTGACATCACCCATCAGTTCACGCACCTCTTCTGGCTTGGCGATCTCAACTATCGGGTGGACTTCCCAAATACGGTAAAGCCAATATTACACACGCATAAATTTAGGTGTTGTTGTAGCTCTGGACAGGTGTGTGGCGAAACAAATGACAGTGAAAGTTGCTACGAGTGTTTTGGGGTAACATTTTGCACCTTGTCAGGAAGCAGATTATGTGGTATCAAAGATCAAGCAGCAGCAGTACCAGGAACTCCTGTGCAGGGACCAGCTTAACATGGAGATCAACGAGGACAAGGTCTTCTTGCACTTCGGTACGTCCTGATTGATCAAACTCACACTTTGAAAAATTCTAAGTACtgagactttttcttttctgtctctCTTTCGAATCGTAGCTGAGGAGGAGATCACATTTGCGCCCACCTATCGCTTTGAGCGCTATACGCGTGACAAGTATGCCTACACAAAGGCCAAAACCACAGGGGTACGCTTGTGTTTTGCCAGATGTTTTACCCCATTCCACTGCTCAATGTGTGTTTCTCAGTGTGTTTCTCAGAAACAAAAGGCATCCTTACTCCCCCGACAGGGGTGGGAATTGCAAGTAACTCAGAATATAATCGGGATATTGTACGCATACCGATAACATCACGATACAGCGATTGTGCGATATATTTTATAATGTATTCATGAAGTTACTCGCGCTTGGGGTTTTCTTGGGGACCACTCGTGATCTGCaaaccacactttgagaaaccctgagtatatatatatatatatatatatatatggtttaaTATAATCAAGTGTTTACGCTGAAATTTCGCAGACCAAGTATAATTTGCCGTCATGGTGCGATCGTGTCCTGCGGAAGTCGTACCCTCTGGTCCACGTGGTCTGCCAAGCCTATGGTGAGTCATTTTAAGTGAATTGTTTTTAgcccaaaaatatttgctaacattaaatatatgtataaaaaaaataaataacttgaaGTGTTTGTTCTCACTTGGCCAGGCTGCACAAACGACATTGTGACCAGTGACCACTCACCGGTATTCGCCTCCTTTGAAGTGGGCGTAGCCTCACAGTTTGTCTCCAAGCGAGGTTTGTTCATGCTACCCCCCACTCGTCCTCTCCAAAAACACTGAGTTGTATGTTTTCCTTGTCTTTTCTCCAGATCCAAACAGTCCACCCCAAGGCGGCATCCAGATCATGAACTGTAAGGCCACCCTGCTGACAAAGTCAAAGACGAAGTTCTTTATCGAATACCACTCCAGCTGCTTGGAGAGTAAGCTAATAGACCTTTTTGGCCACCCCTATGGTTGAAACCCGTCAGGTCGAACATGCTTGTTTATACTGCGATGCATTAATCTCTGTTAATATTAAAACGtaaaaaataagaacatttaGCATTAGTGAAAAGGCATGTAATAGGAAGGCGAGATTCATGTCACAGATGCGCCTCCCGCAAATAGTTTTATAATGTTCCTATTTGACgtgcaagtgtaaaaacataaacacaattttattttaaaatataaaacacttGACCTTAACATTGCTAACAAGTGACGATGTGTGCAGTGATAATGGAGTCTACTGACTTTTTTTCAGGTATTTGAGGTGATTTTACATGACATCATCCATGACAACAGTCTGTCTTTTtgaattaccgtattttcacgaccatgaggcgcaccgcattaaaaggcgcagtctcagttacggggtctctttctgtatttaacacatacataaggccgcaccgtattattggctgcaggcatggtaaaacatacgctagcttaaaacatacggtagcatgcatgcacgctaaaacaggcagcgggagcaaaactgagttcggttgtactttattgaagtatttaacaatgtactcacgttattttttgaccaatcctcatccacaaatccatcaaagtcctcatcttctgtatccaaaatgaacagctggacaagttctccatcaaacacgccaggttggAGTTTCTTCTTCAAGCCtcctggaatgatggcaagctccgagttattgcactcagtcgaatggtgactgtagagacgcttctcccggctgttctttgctcattaagtcattgctcgagttggtcttccacctcgccttgtttcgacgttttgttttctttttttgttcgcagaaactcagctttgtcttcttgacttggagaagctcgttttcctgcttcctccacttgcgaaccatggattcgttgatcttgaattctctcgcgacTGCTCGaatcccatgttcctccgcgtaactgatagcttgcagtttaaactgtgcttcgtaagcgtctcttcgtaggtgccatttttggcaTCAATTCTGAATTGTACAACCTCGATTTCAGGAGTTACATTATACCTAAATCACAGCAGCCTCAAAGACAGAACATGAAAACTGAAACATTTCACTGAATTCCTCCAGAAACTGTCAGGACCTGCGAAGGGGAAAACATGGAGCATTTGGACGGGTCCATCAAAGTGTGGTTCGGCAACCAAGTTAAGGCAAGTAGAGGATTCTCCTTCGAAGAAGGGGGATCTGTTGCAGAGTCGAGTGAATCTTGTCTATCTATATCCAGCTTACGCCAATTATCTCGGACGCTGAGTACCTTCTGGACCAACACATCCTCATCTGCGTAAAGTCCACCGACTCGGACGAGTCATATGGTAAAGACGGCTCACAAAGGCGGCGAAAAAGACATGAAATGAAAGGTTTTGTTTACATCTGTTCAAAGGTGAGGGATGCGTGGCCCTACGAGCCGCCCAGTTCTGCTACACAGAGTTCCAGGTGGCGCTCACACACAATAGCGAGAAATCCGGCGTGTTGACCGGCGGTATTCAACTACCCACTTCCGAAGGCAAACCCACAGAGAAGTTATACGGTGAGTCTAATCACTTCATTTAATTGTCAACATTGgcttcatccattttttttcttggtctcTTAAGACTTCGTCAAAGTGGAAAGAGACGACTCCAAAGGCAAAAGCGGCGACAGGACTCCGGCCAGCCAATCGGCACATGACATATCCAACCCGAGCTACATGGAGGTGTCCCACAAGAGCGGCAATGTGATTGACAAGGGCTGGAGTTACAGCATGCCGCCCAGGAGCTTGCCCATCGGGGGCCTAGCCGGAATAGACTCCAAGAAGAGTCCCACTGGAAAACCTTTGAAGCCAGTGTAAGTGCCTGGTTTCACAGATGATACAGTGTGAAAGCCGCTTTTCTGATGACGCAgcacagttcagttcagtttgccACGGTAGGGTTTTGATCGGTAAATCCCGATCCGTTTTTCCACTGTCCGTGACATTGTAGCCACAGCGTGTAACTTTTTGGAAATGTGCTTTTTGGAAATTCAGCTCCCTTATTCAATGGCAACTCAGCAAAGTACATAATGAACTGAACCGTACTGCTTAGTGGAAATGTGGATTTTGTCTCTTAGGGGTGTGGAGGCGTCGGAGATGTTCGACAATCCACTCTATGGATCCTTGAGAACATCACAATGTCAGTCCAAGGACCACGATACCATGCAGAAGAACCAGCTTATGCAGCCAGATCCCATTTTAGGACCTAAGACACCGGACGGAGACCCCGAACGCCCCCCGGTGCCCACCCCTCGCAATCGTTCCTTCACCTGCTCCGAGTCTAAGCCTCCCCTTCCAGCCGCCGTCGCCCAGCACAAGAAGCCAGTGTTTCTGTCACGCTCGCAGGGCTGTGTGGTCAACAGCCGACCGCCGGTGCCCACCAAGGCCCCCAAACCTAGTGACTACAGGGAAAACTCTGAACTCCCCATCAAGCACAGACCGCCAACGAGAGCCGGCCAGATGCTGCTGCAAAAAGACCGTAAGGATGGTGTTTCCACACCTACAATTGACAACACAGTTGACAGTTTGGTCCGTTTTCTCCCCAATTCAGTTCCAAAGAATAACACAAATCGTAAAAGACGAGTTCGGTAAGACAGTGGCCTCATCTGGTTATTATCTGGGGTTGCAGCACTATTCTGTTGTTGGTCAAACCTGTCAATTCGGTCCGTAACTGACGTCAGTTTGCTGTATCATTGCACCGAAAACCACATTAGAGTTCATTTGGAATTGTCACAAAAGTTCTCGAACCGGTTGATTTACTTTCCGCACAAGGTTTGTTTCACACCAGATGAATGGACCACACTAAAGGGGGAAAACGGACTGAAGGCTGACCTAATCATTGTGTTGTAAATGTCCACTCCAGTATGTCTTGTGATggtatctattttttttcagcgCATCCAAACGTTCCCAAGGTGGGCCATTCCGTGAATTGAGATCAGGTTACAGTTGAGGACACCGCTTTCCCGCTGCACAACGATTCCTCCGTTATGATCTTTTCGTGCCTGATTTCTGCTGAGCTAAATGCtgataatatatttttacaccCACGCTGCCAGTGCATGTTTACAGTCGCATCTTGCACATCTTGTACGTTTGATGCCACTGAGATTTATGATCATTGCTCCAATAAATCTAACTACAAAATATGGAATTTCAGTACAGTACCTGTGTGTTTTAGCACGATAGACTCACTTGAGTAATGATAAATTGCTAACATAAGCTGTCATCTACTGGTACTACCACACAGTACATACACAGAGAGACCACAATACAATTTAACCTAATCTAACGATGAGTCACTTTTTGAACGACTACAGAAATCATGACGattaaatgaaattgtattttgttatttcaaaGCTAAAATGTTTCAGACATGTTGTATAAACTAAATACAAGTAAATGGCTACCAAGTAAGTGCCCGCCTGACATGATGGAAGCTATGACAAAAACTTGTTGCGGTTAGGGCTGCGCTGCCAGACATacccaaaatatttgtttctttatttctttagtttaaaaaaaaaaaaatcccgctGTGGGCGAAGCAGATAAATCGAGTGCATGTCACAAATAGCTGAATAGGGAAAAGCGCAAGACGGCTTAAAAGCGAAATAGAGACTTTAAAAGGGACTGACTGGAAACCAAACCTCTATCATCGGATTCGTGGAAAAGATTTTCTCAATTGTTTGGTTGGGTTGTTTTTGAGTAATTTAGCTAAACACAACAGCTAGCCTGCTGGCTAATGTCAGTTATACAGCACGCTACCCATTTTAACGTGAAAAGAACATGTCTGTGCCATTGATCCGAGCAACTGAAAAGTCAATAAATGCTCCAGTCCCTTTATGTCTGAATTTTCACCATGgctatttgtaaaaaaatgtaaattccttctttttttcgAATGACACTTCACACGTTCCAACTACGGCGGcagagaagaaggctaaaatcatcagTTAGTTCTATAAACTAACTGACAAAACTATCAAGTTGATGCCTCTTttattctttcattttattcattattatatattttcgttagttttttattacaaaataaataaataaaacagtttaGTTGTTAGAATTGCCATAGTTACACCACGTGTTAGCATTTTTGTGTTGGTATTGTTAGATGAAGCACCACAATATTGACTTTTTTCGTTCAAAACTAACATTTAGTCATAAATATGCACATCGTGTATTTTAAAATCCGGCTAATGATCATGAACGTGATcgtgttattgtgtgtgtttttttaatttttgcactTAACCTACGGACAAAATGGCGCCACCCGGTGGCTTTTGGGTCAAACCGCCTTCATCACCAGAGTGGTCCGTCGCCGGGTTATGACGTCAGCGTACGCAATCGACGTCTGCCCAAACGCCGCAAAAATCAAAACGGCGCAGCTATGGTGAGAAAACCGACGCGAATGAATGATTTTGTCGCCATTTTAAACCTCATGtcaattttaaatgaaactttCCTTCACAGCGAACACAATGTGTGGTTTCTTTGTGCGCTAACTGCGTCGTCTCCACTGTAAACTCACGGCTAGGCTAACGTTGTTGTGTcgttttgtgttctttttattttttgtgttcagCTTTTCTATTCGTTTTTCAAGTCTCTGGTGGGTAAAGACGTGGTAGTGGAGCTAAAAAACGACCTGAGGTGAGCCAAATTGTTGTATTCATTAATACTAACCAACAACATTGTGTGAGTTCATCCAAAAAAGATTGTAGCTATCGCGCATGCGCGTTTGTAATGTACTTTTAGAACGTTACTTATttataattttcttttcttttttttttttttattttttttagcatatgtGGAACTCTTCATTCAGTTGACCAGgtatgaatatattttatttgtaaaaaataaatatataatattttttagaaatgtCCCAACAgtgcaaaaactgttttaaaaagaagaaaaaagtaatgTAATAAGAAGTGTGTAAAAATTGAACAGGAACAGTTTAAGCTAAACTTGCTTCTAACCAGTAATAAAATCTCAATATCCATTGTTATAATAGCTTACTAAAATTTTTAAGGAAAGAAATACTTGAAGCAGGTTAAAAGCGCTTAGAAAGGAACTGGCTGGGTCAGAAGAAATTTCTTTGCAGACAATcaacaaacatatttttgcCTTGTTCTGAGATATTAAATCTTGGTTAGAGTTTAGTATTTGCCGTGTGTGTACTGTTTTACTatgtcaaaatggctgccattaaaaagaaacaaaaacaaaaaaaggtagcGTTGACCCAGGACTTTTGACCCCAACTTGACCCACTCTGGCTCGTCTCCTTTTCCTGTGTCAGTACCTCAACATCAAACTGACAGACATCAGCGTCACCGATCCGGAGAAATACCCGCACATGGTAAGCAATGtgactctgttgctaaccaaaacagcagcatttcCTTAGCCCATTGATGAATCTGCAATGATAATTAGTGTTCCagacattaatggctgtgtgttgagttTTGAGGGGGCAGACAATTTATACTGTTATACAACACTGAGTACATAGTGAAGTAATTTATTCTCTGTTGTTCCATGAAAATGTTATATTGTATTTACAAATAATGTGTGGGGTGTTCTCACTTTTGTTGCTCCACAATGTTTATGTGACTTATCTGTTAGTCCATCCAACTGTGCAACTGCTGTCTTTAGCGACAATTAGCCTTCCAGAAGACTCTGACATGCGGTCGCCCCACGATGTCGTGCGCACTTCACTGACACAAACTCTTGCGCTGGTCGCTTTCAGTTGTCGGTGAAAAACTGCTTCATCCGCGGCTCGGTGGTGCGCTACGTGCAGCTGCCCGCCGACGAGGTGGACACGCAGCTGCTTCAAGACGCCGCACGCAAAGAAGCCATGCAGCAGAAGCAGTGATCGCAATTGTGGATGGGGGTAGGGTGTTTATTATTTCTTCGGGGTAGGGTTGTCACAAAGAATTCTTattttatgtacatttaaaaagacgCCAGGCATGGGTTCATCTTTGTTAGCCTGTGCTCAACTCCATGTTTGACATTAAGAAGACATCTTTGcaaaaatttgaataatgaTTACAATAATTTATCTTGGAAATATCATAGAAGgatttggttgttttaatttCAAGTGAAAGAAACTTTGAGTCAACAGAGCCCAGCGGATTTCATACTTTCCTTAgtttactgtttaaaaaaaaaaaggcagacttttgtatgaaaacaggtattttttttagtcatgTTTTGATGTCtactttcattattattattatttttttaactctgaCTTTATTTTTAGGCTCAATAGAACAGAAAGTTGCTTTGTAAATGACAGCGTTTCtgggaaataaaaatgcaaaatctcATGGCTAACCTCTGTGGTGTCCGTTTTAAGAGAACaaattgaataaatgttttaaaaaaatataatcttTAAAATTAGCTGTTGTACtaactcatttttaaaatatataaaggaGTACTGGACTACactgatggggggggggatatacacctgtaataaaaaaaaaaaaaaatcagaaactGAAAATtggtcaaggaaaaaaaaaagtgaatatttcaagaataaagtaattgactTAAGTGATATttcttttggagaaaaaaagtcaattttatgaaaataaaatcattttttgtaacaagtcaaatgtttttaatagaaAGTCAATCTGGaactccaaaaaaaataaagctttttGGGGGAGAAAGGGAAATTTTTTAGTAAAATTAccagaataaaaaatgtaaatttgtgagagaagaataaagttgtatttctttaataaatgttttttttttgtttttaatttattttataaaaagtgCACACGAGAGCTGCAaacttacaagaataaagttttgagtgatttaagaaaaaaatgcaatttaatgataaaattaagttttaagaaaaaagatgtattgtattttttaaagataaaaaatgtaatcaataagCATAgttaaaataagattttttcccctcatattcCAACTTGTATTAATTTGCCATAAtacatttttctaaaaaaacaacaaccttgttctaagtaaatacaaaaactgTGTCCCCTCATTAATACATACAAATCAAATAcctttattttacattcatacATCAAAGGACATTGTACAATAGTTTTTTCAATTCCATTagaaaatccaaatccaaaaagATTTACAGTGGTGCATTTTCCACGTTTTTTAAGGTTGATGACAAAGCAttgaaaaacatacacacacattcatacaaacatacacacacacagggaaagGATTGGGGGCTTGTACCTTAATAGAGCTGAATTGCGTTGCCGTGG is part of the Phyllopteryx taeniolatus isolate TA_2022b chromosome 7, UOR_Ptae_1.2, whole genome shotgun sequence genome and harbors:
- the smx5 gene encoding smx5; translation: MLFYSFFKSLVGKDVVVELKNDLSICGTLHSVDQYLNIKLTDISVTDPEKYPHMLSVKNCFIRGSVVRYVQLPADEVDTQLLQDAARKEAMQQKQ